From Alteromonas sp. BL110:
CCAGCGGCCTTTGCTGCAGAGAATGTTTGGGAAAGTATTGAAGTTACCGCGCAAAAGCGTAACGAGAATATAAGCGATGTGGGTATCGCTATCACCGCCTTTTCAGGCGAGCAACTTGAAGCACTAGGTCTTGAAAGCAGTACCGAGCTTATCGCGTTTACACCAGGTGTGTCGTTAGCCGGTGATATTGGTGGGCAGCGCGCTATTTTCAATATTCGAGGCGTGGTGCAAAACGACTACGCTGATTTGGCAGAAGCGCCGGTGGCGGTTTACGTAGACGGTGGCTACTTAGCCAGTACCCAAGCGCAAACCTTTGGATTATTTGATGTAGCCCGTATAGAAATTTTAAAAGGTCCACAGGGAACCTTATTTGGCAGAAACGCTACAGGCGGACTGGTAAATACCATTACCGCAAAACCCACCGCCGACACAGAGGGCTATGCAGAGTTTACCGCAGCCAGTTTCGAACAATATCGTTTTGAAGGGGCCATATCAGGGGAAATAGCAGACGGCGTTTATGGTCGCTTTTCTGGGTTTACCAACCAGCAAGGTGAAATACTCGAAAATATTTACGAAGACGGCGCAGCACCCGATACGCGCTTGGGGTCAGTAGGTGGTGGGGAAGACGGCTATAACGACGATACTAAAGCGTTTCGTGCTCAGTTGTTGTTCGATATTGGGGACGAAGGCTCACTATTGGTAAGCGGTAATTGGTCTGATACCACCAAAAGTGAAGGCCCGTATCAGGTGGTGAATACCACAGAGGTTAAGGATGCCGAGGGTAATGTTATAGATGTAATTTACGCTGCCGACGACCCGCTTGGCTGTGACACTATTCAGGCTGGCGTGTGCGTAGATGGTAATTTTAATGGCGACCCTTTCCGCCCTGTTCAAGGCGGGGATTTTAATGGTAACTTCGACCCTGATGGGTCGGGTAATAAAGTAAATAAAGACTTTGCTTTTGATGATCAAAACAAAATCAAGTCAAAAGGCTTAGCGGCAACGTTAGACTATGCCTTCGAAAGCTTCGATTTCTTTGCCATGTCAGATTATAAAGAGTTCAAGCGTACTGTTGGTCTTGATTCTGACCAAACGGCATCCCCTGAACTTATCTTCCAGTCTAACAGCACCATTGAGCAGTTTAGCCAAGAGTTTCGTTTTTCAGGCGAAACTGCAGACTTAAAGTGGGTTGGGGGGCTTTATTACCTTTCTATCGACACCGATTACAGTCAAGGTTTGGCAGGGCCGTCTACAGCCTTTTATTTGGGCGGTGAAGAAAACAATACCATGGTGGCCCTTGAAACCGAGTCTTACTCTGTATTCGGGCAAGTAGACTACAGCTTAACCGATGACTTAGTGCTAGTAGGCGGGCTTCGATACACCCGAGAGAATAAAGACTTCATCGGTAATGTGTATCAAAACGAGAATACCGATGACCGAGTAATTGAGATTGACACCAGTACGTCTTCGTTAGAAATGCTAGTGCAAAGTAACGATCAAAATTTATGGTCTGCTAAGCTTCAGTTGGAATACAGTGTCGGCAATAGTTTGTACTACGCTGGGATTAACCAAGGCGTAAAAGCGGGAAGTTTTAATGCTCCGCTGTCTGGCGGCTTTAGTTTATATGAGCCTGAAGAGTTGACCTCTTACGAGGCAGGCTTAAAACACAGCTTCATGCAGGGAAGTGGCGTGTTTAATGCCAATGTCTTCTACTATGACTACAACGATTACCAGTCGTTTTCATGGGTAAACAATGCAGGTGTAGTGACGAATGAAGAAGCCTCGTTTAGTGGTGTGGAATTAGAAGTGTTCTTAACGCCCACTGATAGCTTAGATGTAATGGTGAACTTCTCGTATACCGACGCTGTGGTTGAGGACTTAGAAGTGGCTTCAGGTTACTTTGCAGATACCACGCCGCCCTTTACTCCTGAATATCAAGCGTCAGCCATGCTCAGGTACAACTGGGATGCGTTCGAAGGAAATATGGCTGCACAGCTATCAGCAAACTATCAATCTGAAACTTTCCACAATGCGCGTAATTTTACCGCTCATGAAATTGATAGTTATGCTACGGCCGATGCACGCTTAACTTGGGTAGATGGGCAAGACAAATGGAGCCTAGCCGCTTACGTAGATAATCTGTTTGATTCTGACCACGAACTAATAGGTTTTGACGTGTCAGGTTTTTACGGCACCAGCCAAATTTCCTATGCCAAGCCTAGGACTTATGGCGTGACAATAAGACGAAGTTTTTAGTTCGGTAAGTTAGGCGTGGCAGGCGCTTGACTTAAACCCTAAATTTTACTCGAAAACGGCCTTACTCAAAAAGGCCCTTACTCGAAAGCGCAAAATATATAGCTAACCTAGATACTGAAATTTAAAAATTGGTATCTAGGTGTCGCGTTATCGGTAAGTGCAAAGCGGCAGCATTTTTGCTTCCGCTATTATAAACGATTTAGTGTTAAATAGTGGGTTTTCGCTAATTGAAAACAATGCTGCATTTTTTCAAAAAATGGCACCAGAAGAACCTGCAAAATATTCAGTATTTTGTGAACAGTAACGCTTCGTAAAGCCCTGTTTTTTTTATCATAAATAAGACAAGCTCGTGCAGCACCAAAACAACAAGGAAATAGAGCGTGGATAACACCAACAATCAACCCATGACAAAACCTTCCCATTACGATGGCGATTTATGGAACCAAGATTTGGCGCCCACCAGTGAGGCAACAAGAACCTGGAGATGGAAGGACTATGCGGCATTATGGGTGGCTATGGTGGTATGTGTACCCACTTATTTGCTATCTGCTGGGCTAGTATCTGAAGGCATGAATTGGTATCAGGCAGTGATCACCGTGCTGTTGGGTAACGTTATCGTGCTAGTGCCAATGATGTTAATTGGTCACGCCGGGGCTAAATACGGCTTACCTTTTCCCGTATTGCTACGTAGCGCGTTTGGCACTAAGGGAGCGAAAATTCCCGCTCTGGCCCGCGGTCTTGTAGCCTGCGGGTGGTTTGGCATTAATACCTGGGTTGGCGGCAGCGCGATATACGTTATTTTAAATAGCGTGAGCGGCGATGCTTTTGTGGGGCAGGCGCTGCCATTTTTAGGTATCGATATTACCCAAACCCTGTGTTTCTTTGCCTTTTGGGCAATGCACTTGGTTTTTATTAAGCACGGTACTGAATCTATTCGTTGGCTTGAAACTTTTGCTGCACCATTTTTGATCTTAATGGGCTTAGCGCTCCTTGCTTGGGCATATATAAACGCAGGTGGATTTGGCGCCATGTTATCAACGCCGTCTCAATTTGTAGAAGGAGGCGCTAAGGAGGGGCAGTTTTGGTCTGCGTTTTTCGCTGGCCTTACATCTATGGTGGGCTTTTGGGCAACCATGGCGTTGAATATTCCCGATTTCACTCGCTTCGCTAAATCACAAAAAGATCAGATGCTAGGGCAAGCTATTGGCTTACCTTTACCAATGGCTTTGTTTGCTTTCATAGGTGTAGCGGTTACCTCAGCAACGGTAACCATTTACGGTGAAGCCATTTGGGACCCAGTGGCGCTTGCTGGGCGTATGGGTGGCATGGGCGTGGTCTTTGCTCTCGCGGCATTAGCACTCGCTACTTTAACTACAAATTTAGCCGCTAATATGGTCGCCCCAGCGTATGGCTTTTCGAACATGGCGCCTTCAAAAATTAGCTTCAAAATGGGGGGATATATCACCGCGGGAATTGGTGTTGCTATTTTCCCTTGGAAGCTACTTGAAACCGCGGGAGGCTATTTGTTTACGTGGCTCACGGGATATTCTGCGCTGCTTGGCCCTATTGCAGGTATTTTAATTGCCGACTATTTCATTTTAAGAAAATCGACGTTAAACATTGATGCGCTGTTTCAACACTCAGGTGAATACGGTGTGAATAACGGTTGGAACATGGCTGGCGTGACAGCGCTTATCATTGGTATCTTGCCTAACATTCCTGGATTTATGCACGCCGCAGGGTTTGTGGACAGCGTACCCGCCATTTTCGATACGCTTTACGCCTATGCGTGGTTCGTGGGGCTAATTATCGCCAGTATTGTTTACCTAACGCTGTCCAACAGAGTACCAGCTACCATGCAGGCAAAAAGCGCCTCTTAAAAATGGGGGGCAGAAAACTTTTCTGCGAAGTAAACTAATGGGGTCAGAGTACTTTTCTACGAAATGTACTCTGACCCCAAAGCTTTTCTTACAGGGTTATTTTCGCTTCATGTTTTCAAAAAGTGAAGGCTCCCATGGCCGCATCGCCATAAGTAACCCCACATGTTGGCGCTCTTCTATTGGTAAGTCGTTATCTTCGCTACTAAGTTTAGCTGCTTCTTGCCTAAGCTGCTCAAGACGACGTTGAATAATAGAAACCGAGGTTTGTGAATAGCGCCCTCGTAAGTAAAAGCGAAACATCCATGGTTCGTTTTTCTTTGGGTCCATGAACTTCACCATGACTTCTCTTTCCATGAACTTTTCCAGCGGCCCGCCAGGGATCCACCTAAAGTCTTGGGCAATAAGCAGCTTATAATGGTTGTTCGGCAACAGTTCTATTAGCTTAAGCCTATCAAGGGTTGTCATTAGCTTAATGCCTTCTACTTCATCAATATCATAATGTTCGATGAGTTCTGAAAAGCGCCAACCGTCTCTTACGCATACCGCGGCAAGCAATAACTTTGGGTTAGAAAGCAACTCCATTTCTTGCTGTTCAGACAGCTGTGAAATCTTTTCCTGCTGTCTTTGTGAAAGACTAAATAAATCGCTTAAAGACAAATGTAAGCATTCGCAAACCTGCTCTAACTTATCAAGGCTGAACGCCTGCAACGAAAAGTTACGCTTCACGCTTGCTTCGCTTACATTGAGCATTCCTGCAAGCTGCTTATAAGTAAGTCGTTTTTCCCGTAAGCATTGCTTTAAGGTGTCGTACACAAGGCTAATTTGGCTCATGGTATTAATTTTTTATACTGGTGGTGTAAATTAATACTACATTAATCATTTTGGTTTACGAAATTTATTCTTGGCTCTAGTGTAGAAAGTGTTCAGACACATCTTGTCTTAACAAACTAGGAGCAAGTGATATGAAAAATACACGTTCAACATTGATGTTAACTGCACTATTAAGTAGTGCGCTTCTTACCCATTCTGCAATGGCAGATGATTCTTTTGACCATAGCGGCAAAGCCAGTAAACACAGCGCGTTAGCCGCATCTGAAGGTTTAGCAACAACAGCTTCGGTAGCGAGTGCGGTGGTGGCAGTACCTGTGGTATTGACCGGGAGCGTGGTTGTTGCCGGAAGCGCGGTGGTAGAAAGTACCGTGAATGAAAGTGCTCGCAACCTTCATCGAGCCAGTCATCAATCTTCAGTGGCGCACAACCAGCCTTTGGTGATAACCGAAACTATTATTACTGCCGACCCAGCCCCGAACCAAGTGGTTACTACTAAAACGAAAGTGATCACTACGACAACTAACACTAAGCGGTAGGTTAGACATGAGAGCCTACATAACTTCAATCGGGTTAGTCATTGTATTATTAATGTCTGGTATCCATGACGTGTACGCGGGAAGCCAGCAGCATGGTAAGCCCACCTTTACGCCAGAAGCGATTGCGACATTTTCAAAAGATGTAGAAAAGTATGCGGCAAGTGAAGGGGCCCGGGCGTTTATCATTGCAAGACGTGGCAGACCTATTGAAGATATGCCGAAAGGCATTCGCTTTACCCATACCGCCGTTGCTATTTACTCAACGATTCAGTTAAGCGATGGCAATATGGTAAAAGGCTATGCCATACACAATTTATATCAAGATGCTGAAGAGCAAGGCAGAAGTCATTTGATTACCGACTATCCTGTAGATTTCTTCTGGGGGGCGTACGCCCTTGAGGCAGGAATAATTATTCCTTCAGTAGAAGTACAGCAAGCGTTAGTGAATCTATATCGCGATGACAAAGCTAAACTGCTTCACAATGCTCGATATTCAGTGGTGGCAAACCCATTTAATAGTGAACGCCAAAACTGCACGGAATACACCCTTGATGTATTAAATGCGGCAATTTACTCAACCACTGATATTGCGCAGCTGAAGGTAAATGCGAAAGCCCATTTTTCGCCGCAAAAAGTAAATATGAGCCGCGCTAAACTTGGCTTAGCGAGTATGTTCAGCGATGGCGTAACCCTGTCAGATCACGGTCGCAAGGTAGAAACCACCACTTTCGGTAGCCTTGCCCGCTATATGCAAAAGTACGATTTATCAAACAAGGCCGTTACGTTTACCCGCACGGGTCAAATAGAGAATATTTAGGAGTTTTACTATGCAAAATATTAATAAACCCACTAAAGCGTTTCGAATCGCGTCACTAGCAGCATTAATTGTAGGCGTAGGTGCGTATTTCATAGGTTTGTACAATGCGCCTATGGCCTTAAACGAAAAAGGTTATTACTTCACCATTATGCTATTTGGCTTATTTTCAGTGGTAAGCCTGCAAAAAACGGTACGCGATAAAATGGAAGGTGTACCTACAACCAAGGCATATTTTTTAGCTTCAGCAGTAGCTACTGGGTCAGCCATAGTATTGCTAGTTATTGGATTGCTGAACGCCGAACTCTTATTAAGCGAAAAAGGCTTTTTCGGAATGGCGTTTACTTTAAGCTTATTTGCCGCCATTACGGTTCAAAAGAACGTTCGTGATAGCCAAGCTCATAGCGAGCCTAGTAGCGTCGAACCTAAACCAGAAACTAACGTTTCACAACCTGAAACAACCACTAAAGTAAAAGCCGCATAAAAGTAACGGGGTCAGAGTACATTTCACCAAAGTCAGACGACTCCTACCAGCAAATTAATGTACTCTGACCCCCCTAAGTTTTGGGGGCAGAGTACAACTCGCCAACGTTAGACGACCTCTGCCATCAAATTAATGTACTCTGACCCCATTTTTTCGTATTGTGTATCAATTGTTTAGCTTCTTAGCTGCTTTTTATCTTCAACGCATCAGGGATGAAATATGCGTAAACCCGTCAAATACAGAATTGCTTTTTTAATCGTTGCTGCGGTTTGTTTTTATGTAGGCACATGGTTTTTACCTAGTACCTTGCCAGACATTACGCTTAACTTAAGTAACATCATTTCAGAGCCAAGCTGGCG
This genomic window contains:
- a CDS encoding TonB-dependent receptor, producing the protein MHTLNTHKRLLALTVGMALSAPAAFAAENVWESIEVTAQKRNENISDVGIAITAFSGEQLEALGLESSTELIAFTPGVSLAGDIGGQRAIFNIRGVVQNDYADLAEAPVAVYVDGGYLASTQAQTFGLFDVARIEILKGPQGTLFGRNATGGLVNTITAKPTADTEGYAEFTAASFEQYRFEGAISGEIADGVYGRFSGFTNQQGEILENIYEDGAAPDTRLGSVGGGEDGYNDDTKAFRAQLLFDIGDEGSLLVSGNWSDTTKSEGPYQVVNTTEVKDAEGNVIDVIYAADDPLGCDTIQAGVCVDGNFNGDPFRPVQGGDFNGNFDPDGSGNKVNKDFAFDDQNKIKSKGLAATLDYAFESFDFFAMSDYKEFKRTVGLDSDQTASPELIFQSNSTIEQFSQEFRFSGETADLKWVGGLYYLSIDTDYSQGLAGPSTAFYLGGEENNTMVALETESYSVFGQVDYSLTDDLVLVGGLRYTRENKDFIGNVYQNENTDDRVIEIDTSTSSLEMLVQSNDQNLWSAKLQLEYSVGNSLYYAGINQGVKAGSFNAPLSGGFSLYEPEELTSYEAGLKHSFMQGSGVFNANVFYYDYNDYQSFSWVNNAGVVTNEEASFSGVELEVFLTPTDSLDVMVNFSYTDAVVEDLEVASGYFADTTPPFTPEYQASAMLRYNWDAFEGNMAAQLSANYQSETFHNARNFTAHEIDSYATADARLTWVDGQDKWSLAAYVDNLFDSDHELIGFDVSGFYGTSQISYAKPRTYGVTIRRSF
- a CDS encoding NCS1 family nucleobase:cation symporter-1 — its product is MDNTNNQPMTKPSHYDGDLWNQDLAPTSEATRTWRWKDYAALWVAMVVCVPTYLLSAGLVSEGMNWYQAVITVLLGNVIVLVPMMLIGHAGAKYGLPFPVLLRSAFGTKGAKIPALARGLVACGWFGINTWVGGSAIYVILNSVSGDAFVGQALPFLGIDITQTLCFFAFWAMHLVFIKHGTESIRWLETFAAPFLILMGLALLAWAYINAGGFGAMLSTPSQFVEGGAKEGQFWSAFFAGLTSMVGFWATMALNIPDFTRFAKSQKDQMLGQAIGLPLPMALFAFIGVAVTSATVTIYGEAIWDPVALAGRMGGMGVVFALAALALATLTTNLAANMVAPAYGFSNMAPSKISFKMGGYITAGIGVAIFPWKLLETAGGYLFTWLTGYSALLGPIAGILIADYFILRKSTLNIDALFQHSGEYGVNNGWNMAGVTALIIGILPNIPGFMHAAGFVDSVPAIFDTLYAYAWFVGLIIASIVYLTLSNRVPATMQAKSAS
- a CDS encoding helix-turn-helix domain-containing protein yields the protein MSQISLVYDTLKQCLREKRLTYKQLAGMLNVSEASVKRNFSLQAFSLDKLEQVCECLHLSLSDLFSLSQRQQEKISQLSEQQEMELLSNPKLLLAAVCVRDGWRFSELIEHYDIDEVEGIKLMTTLDRLKLIELLPNNHYKLLIAQDFRWIPGGPLEKFMEREVMVKFMDPKKNEPWMFRFYLRGRYSQTSVSIIQRRLEQLRQEAAKLSSEDNDLPIEERQHVGLLMAMRPWEPSLFENMKRK
- a CDS encoding DUF2145 domain-containing protein is translated as MSGIHDVYAGSQQHGKPTFTPEAIATFSKDVEKYAASEGARAFIIARRGRPIEDMPKGIRFTHTAVAIYSTIQLSDGNMVKGYAIHNLYQDAEEQGRSHLITDYPVDFFWGAYALEAGIIIPSVEVQQALVNLYRDDKAKLLHNARYSVVANPFNSERQNCTEYTLDVLNAAIYSTTDIAQLKVNAKAHFSPQKVNMSRAKLGLASMFSDGVTLSDHGRKVETTTFGSLARYMQKYDLSNKAVTFTRTGQIENI
- the yiaA gene encoding inner membrane protein YiaA, with the translated sequence MQNINKPTKAFRIASLAALIVGVGAYFIGLYNAPMALNEKGYYFTIMLFGLFSVVSLQKTVRDKMEGVPTTKAYFLASAVATGSAIVLLVIGLLNAELLLSEKGFFGMAFTLSLFAAITVQKNVRDSQAHSEPSSVEPKPETNVSQPETTTKVKAA